A region of the Romboutsia hominis genome:
TTATAGTATTAGATACTTCATTTAAAAATCTATATATAAGCTTAGCTGAGCTTATCTGAGAGTTTTTCATAGATTCTACTGCCGAATATTCCCAATCTTTTATTGAATTTTTCATTGTTGAATAACCATAATATAAATTCTTAGCTTTTTTTGCATATTCATAAGAATTTTCACTCATCCAAGCATCAAAATCTTTATTTTCTAATGCATATTTATAAGCACCATTTTCTGTATTATAATTCATTGAATCTATTGCATAATTTTCTTTTCTTTCTTCAACATAACTTTCAAACTTTACATGTCCTATACTATCAACAGCTGTAATATTGGCTGCATGATAAGGAGTATTCAGATCTCCAAGATAATGTAATCCTTGTCCTAATAAAAAAGTAGCTTCTTTATAATTACCTTTTTCCCACTCATTTTTTGCATCAGTTGTAAATTTTCTAACTTGTGATTCTGCATTATCATATATAGGTGATGCCACATACCACTTATTATCAAGTGTAAAATTATTTTTAGTATCTGGATCCCAAAAATGATCTTGATATAAATCATAAGCATTTGGATCATAATCTGGATATGTGGATCCAAGTTGTAAGTCTCTTAAGTTAGATTTTAGAATATCAAGATTTGACTTTAATAATTGCGGTTCTGATTTGCTTAAATCTTTTTCAATCATTTTAACTGCTTGAGTTGCAATTAAAGCGTGCGTTCCTGTCCCATCTTTTTTACCATCCCAAGCATAAGATGTTG
Encoded here:
- a CDS encoding zinc dependent phospholipase C family protein — protein: MIRNIKKNSAKAFVISMLFVAMGSTSYAWDGKKDGTGTHALIATQAVKMIEKDLSKSEPQLLKSNLDILKSNLRDLQLGSTYPDYDPNAYDLYQDHFWDPDTKNNFTLDNKWYVASPIYDNAESQVRKFTTDAKNEWEKGNYKEATFLLGQGLHYLGDLNTPYHAANITAVDSIGHVKFESYVEERKENYAIDSMNYNTENGAYKYALENKDFDAWMSENSYEYAKKAKNLYYGYSTMKNSIKDWEYSAVESMKNSQISSAKLIYRFLNEVSNTIIDSSDTKNLNEFNVILKTSNEKYAGTDDFVYFGFETSDNKKYEWKLDNAGNDFEKGQIDNYIIKLKDGKNIDLSKINNFWIRKNNFVTNGDDWSVDNIKILSRGKVILEKNIHKTLRGNETYSINK